In Candidatus Desulfatibia profunda, a genomic segment contains:
- a CDS encoding pyridoxal-phosphate dependent enzyme, whose amino-acid sequence MIAIEKFKNAAKMIKGRVIRTPLVHSSSLSRMFGGEIYLKLENLQKTGSFKIRGATYTIMVNRANIGPGGVVAASAGNHAQGVALAASQAQLPAT is encoded by the coding sequence ATGATTGCGATTGAAAAATTTAAGAATGCGGCCAAAATGATCAAGGGAAGGGTCATTCGAACGCCGCTGGTTCATTCGTCCTCCTTAAGCCGTATGTTCGGGGGAGAAATATATCTGAAACTGGAGAACCTTCAGAAGACCGGTTCGTTCAAAATACGGGGGGCGACTTACACTATCATGGTCAACCGCGCGAACATCGGCCCCGGCGGAGTCGTGGCGGCCTCGGCGGGAAATCACGCTCAGGGAGTGGCGCTGGCAGCCAGTCAGGCGCAACTTCCGGCGAC